From the genome of Calliopsis andreniformis isolate RMS-2024a unplaced genomic scaffold, iyCalAndr_principal scaffold0022, whole genome shotgun sequence, one region includes:
- the Tcs3 gene encoding putative tRNA N6-adenosine threonylcarbamoyltransferase Tcs3 — protein sequence MVIAIGFEGSANKLGIGIIRDENILSNVRHTYITPPGEGFLPRETAQHHRKHILDVLQKALDDAKITLKDIDIVCYTKGPGMGAPLTVAALVARTVAQLHNKPMVAVNHCIGHIEMGRLITGSENPTVLYVSGGNTQIIAYSHQRYRIFGETIDIAVGNCLDRFARLIKLSNDPSPGYNIEQLAKKGKKLAPLPYVVKGMDVSFSGILSHVEEHISSWLDSKEYTPEDLCFSLQETVFAMLIEITERAMAHVKSSEVLIVGGVGCNERLQDMMRIMCNERNAKLHATDERYCIDNGVMIAVAGLLQYKSSGHTPWTETTCVQRYRTDDVHVSWRE from the exons ATGGTGATCGCTATTGGGTTCGAAGGCAGCGCGAATAAATTGGGCATTGGAATTATTCGGGATGAGAATATTTTATCAAATGTACGGCATACGTATATCACTCCGCCAGGCGAAG GATTTCTGCCTCGTGAGACTGCACAGCACCACAGAAAACATATTCTGGATGTATTGCAAAAAGCATTGGATGATGCCAAAATAACATTAAAAGATATAGACATAGTGTGTTACACGAAAGGTCCAGGAATGGGAGCACCATTAACTGTTGCTGCTCTGGTAGCAAGAACAGTTGCTCAATTGCATAATAAGCCAATGGTTGCAGTAAATCACTGTATTGGTCACATAGAAATGGGACGTTTAATCACAGGAAGCGAGAATCCCACTGTTTTATATGTTTCTGGTGGGAATACACAGATTATTGCATATTCACATCAGAGATATCGTATATTTGGTGAAACAATAGATATAGCTGTTGGAAATTGTTTGGATCGTTTTGCAAGATTGATAAAACTTTCCAATGATCCTAGTCCTGGTTACAATATAGAGCAATTAGCAAAGAA AGGTAAAAAGTTAGCGCCATTGCCTTATGTAGTGAAAGGAATGGATGTATCTTTTTCTGGGATTTTAAGCCACGTAGAAGAACATATTTCTTCTTGGCttgactcaaaagaatatactccAGAGGATCTATGTTTCTCCTTACAAGAAACAGTATTTGCCATGCTTATTGAAATTACAG AACGAGCAATGGCTCATGTAAAATCATCAGAAGTGTTAATTGTTGGTGGTGTGGGATGCAATGAAAGGCTACAAGATATGATGAGAATCATGTGTAATGAAAGGAATGCTAAACTTCATGCCACAGATGAACGATACTGTATAGATAATGGTGTAATGATTGCTGTAGCAGGATTGCTTCAATATAAAAGCAGTGGACATACCCCATGGACAGAAACCACTTGTGTACAGAGGTATCGGACAGATGATGTGCATGTTTCTTGGAGAGAATAA